A genomic stretch from Methanobacterium sp. includes:
- a CDS encoding phosphate ABC transporter substrate-binding protein, protein MDLKYKLGIIIAIIIICSYLIFIPSTQYERIQIAGSTSVQPVAEKLAKKFGETHPNVRINVQGGGSSLGISSVSQGITQIGTSSRELTQKEKIGLNEYVIGKEGIVIAVNNQNNITYLNKTQIKDIFSGKVKNWKDVGGPDLEIHVITRESGSGTRSAFENLIMGKGIKIKNDAIVQSSTESVKQAVKQDPGAIGFVSLARMTNDVKALKIGGITPSEQTVSDGSYSLQTPFLFIVKGEPKGVVKEFIDFTLSPEGQAIVKGEKVVPVK, encoded by the coding sequence GCCATTATCATAATTTGCTCTTATTTAATATTTATACCATCAACACAGTATGAAAGAATACAAATTGCAGGTTCTACGTCTGTGCAGCCTGTAGCAGAAAAATTAGCTAAAAAATTTGGAGAAACTCATCCTAATGTCCGTATAAATGTCCAGGGCGGAGGATCAAGCCTGGGTATAAGTAGTGTATCACAAGGTATAACCCAAATAGGTACAAGCTCAAGAGAATTAACGCAAAAAGAAAAAATCGGACTTAATGAATATGTTATTGGAAAAGAAGGAATTGTAATTGCTGTGAATAATCAAAATAACATTACTTATCTAAACAAAACTCAGATCAAGGACATTTTCAGTGGTAAGGTTAAGAACTGGAAAGATGTTGGAGGTCCGGATTTAGAAATTCATGTTATAACCAGAGAATCAGGATCAGGTACAAGATCTGCATTTGAAAATCTGATAATGGGTAAAGGTATCAAAATAAAGAATGATGCCATAGTTCAAAGCTCAACAGAATCTGTTAAGCAGGCAGTAAAGCAAGATCCTGGTGCAATAGGATTTGTTTCACTTGCACGTATGACCAATGATGTTAAAGCCCTGAAAATAGGAGGTATTACTCCTTCAGAACAAACAGTTTCAGATGGATCTTATAGCCTACAAACACCCTTTCTTTTTATAGTAAAAGGTGAACCAAAGGGTGTTGTAAAGGAATTTATCGATTTCACTTTAAGTCCTGAAGGTCAGGCTATTGTTAAAGGAGAAAAAGTTGTACCAGTAAAATAG
- the pstC gene encoding phosphate ABC transporter permease subunit PstC produces the protein MTKYEEFIVEKGLFVTAILSIIVILLIIGFIFKEGLPAMDSYGFLHFIFGMDWSPSDDQYGVFTMIIGSIGITLLSLLFAVPLSLLCAIFLAEIAPKVMRRILKPVIETLAGIPSVVYGFFGLIILVPFMRVHFGGTGFSMLTASIILTVMILPTIISISEDALKSVPHEYKEASLALGATHWQTIKNVIFPAAIPGIITAIILGMGRAVGETLAVIMVAGNVAQIPNSIFDPVRALTSNIALEMGYATGIHYNALFATGIVLFIMIMVLLIIANYFHYKKKVVIGGGYL, from the coding sequence ATGACGAAGTATGAAGAATTTATAGTAGAAAAGGGGCTTTTTGTAACGGCCATTTTGTCAATCATAGTGATTTTGTTAATTATAGGGTTCATATTTAAAGAAGGCCTTCCAGCAATGGACAGCTACGGATTCTTACATTTCATATTTGGAATGGACTGGTCACCTTCAGATGACCAGTATGGTGTTTTCACCATGATAATTGGTTCAATAGGTATAACACTTCTCTCATTGCTTTTTGCAGTGCCATTATCTTTACTCTGTGCCATATTTTTGGCAGAAATTGCGCCTAAGGTAATGAGAAGAATTTTAAAACCAGTTATTGAGACCCTTGCAGGTATTCCATCTGTTGTATACGGATTTTTTGGGCTTATAATTCTCGTTCCATTTATGAGAGTACATTTCGGAGGAACCGGTTTCAGCATGCTTACAGCATCTATAATTCTAACTGTAATGATCCTTCCAACAATTATTAGTATATCAGAGGATGCTTTAAAGTCTGTTCCTCATGAATACAAAGAAGCATCCCTTGCACTTGGAGCAACACACTGGCAGACCATAAAAAACGTTATATTCCCTGCAGCTATTCCTGGAATTATAACTGCAATAATCCTGGGAATGGGTAGGGCTGTAGGAGAAACTTTAGCAGTTATAATGGTTGCAGGAAACGTTGCACAAATTCCAAACTCCATATTTGACCCTGTAAGGGCATTAACATCAAATATAGCGTTAGAAATGGGGTATGCGACAGGAATTCATTATAATGCATTATTTGCAACAGGAATAGTGCTGTTTATAATGATAATGGTCCTTCTAATAATAGCCAACTACTTCCACTACAAAAAGAAAGTTGTTATAGGTGGAGGGTACTTATAA
- the pstA gene encoding phosphate ABC transporter permease PstA: MKGLFWASGIITVLILVVIIGYILYKGLPVVSLSFIFTDPIDSGRSGGIFPMIVSSIYVTFIAILVATPLGVGAAVYLAEYAGEGTIVKLIRFGAETLASIPSIVFGLFGLAFFVIYLGLGWCVLSGGLILALMALPTILQVSEVSLEAVPKSYREGSLAIGATKWQTIYRVVLPAGIPGITTGVILGLARAISEAAAILFAVGAALSVPVSIFDPARPLPLHLYIMATEGISLDNAYGTAAVLVLLVLTITVVTNTLVERYSKKMMGR; the protein is encoded by the coding sequence ATGAAAGGTTTATTTTGGGCATCTGGAATAATAACAGTCCTTATATTGGTTGTAATTATAGGTTACATTCTCTATAAAGGGTTACCTGTAGTTAGTTTAAGTTTCATCTTCACTGATCCTATTGATTCTGGTAGATCTGGCGGAATATTTCCTATGATTGTATCCAGCATATATGTTACTTTCATAGCAATTCTGGTTGCTACTCCTCTTGGTGTTGGGGCAGCGGTTTATCTGGCAGAATATGCGGGAGAAGGTACAATAGTTAAATTAATTAGATTTGGAGCAGAAACACTGGCATCCATTCCATCTATTGTATTTGGATTGTTTGGACTGGCGTTTTTTGTCATTTACCTGGGACTTGGATGGTGTGTACTCTCTGGAGGATTGATATTAGCTCTTATGGCACTTCCAACAATTTTACAGGTGTCTGAGGTTTCACTGGAAGCGGTACCTAAATCTTACAGGGAAGGGAGCCTTGCAATAGGTGCTACAAAATGGCAAACAATTTATAGGGTGGTTTTACCCGCAGGAATCCCTGGAATTACAACTGGTGTAATTTTAGGACTTGCAAGAGCTATTTCAGAGGCAGCAGCAATATTATTTGCTGTAGGTGCTGCATTATCAGTTCCAGTGTCAATTTTTGACCCTGCAAGACCTCTTCCACTGCACCTTTATATTATGGCAACAGAAGGTATATCTCTGGATAATGCATATGGTACAGCAGCAGTTCTGGTGCTTTTAGTGCTTACAATAACCGTTGTTACAAACACATTAGTAGAACGATACTCAAAAAAGATGATGGGGAGATAG
- a CDS encoding phosphate ABC transporter ATP-binding protein, translating into MDYRIEVEDLNVYFGEAHILKDLNLNIRKNTVTSLIGPSGCGKSTFIRTLNRMNDLIDTFKHDGTVLLDGKDIYDPKVDVVDLRKKIGMVFQKPNPFPKSIFDNVAYGLRVHGISDKDVLTERVEESLKAAALWDEVKDKMDMSAMGLSGGQQQRLCIARTIAVNPEVILMDEPASALDPISTTKIEDLVHKLKKDYTIIIVTHNMQQATRVSKYTAFFLNGEIVESGLTDKLFIGPEDKRTEDYITGRFG; encoded by the coding sequence ATGGATTACAGAATTGAAGTTGAAGATTTAAACGTTTACTTTGGCGAAGCACACATTTTAAAGGATCTTAACCTTAATATCCGTAAAAATACGGTTACTTCACTTATTGGACCTTCAGGTTGTGGAAAATCAACATTTATACGAACTTTAAACCGTATGAATGATTTAATTGACACATTTAAGCATGATGGTACAGTTCTTTTAGATGGTAAAGATATTTATGATCCCAAAGTTGATGTGGTGGATTTAAGAAAAAAAATTGGAATGGTATTTCAAAAGCCAAATCCCTTTCCAAAATCAATTTTTGACAATGTAGCTTATGGTTTAAGAGTACATGGAATTTCAGATAAGGATGTTTTAACTGAGAGGGTTGAAGAAAGCCTGAAAGCAGCAGCATTATGGGATGAAGTTAAAGATAAAATGGATATGTCAGCAATGGGGCTTTCTGGAGGTCAGCAGCAACGATTATGTATTGCAAGAACAATAGCTGTCAACCCTGAGGTTATTTTAATGGATGAACCTGCATCAGCACTTGATCCAATCTCCACAACAAAAATAGAGGATTTAGTTCATAAACTAAAGAAAGATTACACCATAATAATTGTTACACACAACATGCAGCAAGCTACAAGGGTTTCTAAGTACACAGCGTTCTTTTTAAACGGTGAAATTGTAGAAAGTGGTCTCACTGACAAATTATTCATAGGGCCTGAAGATAAACGTACTGAAGATTATATTACCGGTAGATTTGGATAG
- the phoU gene encoding phosphate signaling complex protein PhoU — MKRYPRVQFRKRLRELKEEVEEMGQVTLNAQKNAFEILIDFDEEKLKKVKNSKEKIDELNFELERMCMGIIASEQPVAKDLRFIEACIKVGSHLKRMMGIAVNIAEVAEHLRKEEVPKRPIEDLTHMSNIVQMMVSKGLYAFLDQNMNMARELRQDDDKVDDLFDQALSNITKSMFENKDSISYMIYLLFVARFLERTADRAVSIGDRTIFMMTCEKP; from the coding sequence ATGAAAAGATACCCAAGAGTGCAATTTAGAAAAAGATTGAGGGAATTAAAAGAAGAAGTAGAGGAAATGGGGCAAGTTACCCTCAATGCCCAGAAAAATGCATTTGAAATATTAATTGATTTTGATGAAGAAAAGCTGAAGAAAGTAAAAAATTCCAAAGAAAAGATAGATGAACTGAATTTTGAATTAGAAAGAATGTGTATGGGGATAATAGCATCTGAACAGCCTGTCGCTAAGGATTTAAGGTTTATTGAAGCATGTATTAAAGTAGGCAGTCATTTAAAAAGGATGATGGGGATTGCTGTAAATATTGCAGAAGTTGCTGAGCATTTAAGGAAGGAAGAGGTGCCTAAAAGGCCAATAGAAGATTTAACACATATGTCTAATATTGTGCAGATGATGGTAAGTAAAGGCCTTTATGCATTTTTAGATCAGAACATGAACATGGCAAGGGAGTTAAGGCAGGATGATGACAAGGTAGACGATTTATTTGATCAGGCATTATCAAATATTACAAAAAGTATGTTTGAAAACAAGGATTCAATATCCTACATGATATATCTGTTGTTTGTTGCAAGATTCCTGGAGAGAACTGCAGACCGTGCAGTGAGTATTGGGGATAGAACAATATTCATGATGACATGCGAAAAACCTTAA
- a CDS encoding fumarate hydratase, whose amino-acid sequence MITTNQIENTIFNLFKEAVIQLPDDVKNSLQDAYKHEDDKIARLNLKAILDNIEAAQKMGVPMCQDTGLPIVFVKLGPIKIENLYEGITKGVEKATKEVPLRPNVVNPITRKNTGTNTGNMIPQIDIELIEEEKVEFTVFPKGIGSENNNALKMALPGEGIEGIKKFVLDTVIAAGGKPCPPIIVGVGIGGSSDLAMKIAKKSLLGKVGKRNPDKQIAELEEDILKQINKTGIGPMGLGGKITALDVKILTADTHTAGLPIGVCIQCWAGRHATAILKP is encoded by the coding sequence ATGATTACAACAAATCAAATAGAAAACACTATTTTCAATTTATTTAAGGAAGCTGTAATCCAACTTCCAGATGATGTAAAGAATTCACTTCAAGATGCTTATAAACATGAAGATGATAAGATTGCCCGGCTAAATCTTAAAGCTATACTTGATAATATTGAAGCTGCCCAAAAAATGGGTGTTCCCATGTGTCAAGATACAGGTCTCCCTATTGTTTTTGTAAAACTTGGTCCTATAAAAATTGAAAATCTCTATGAAGGAATAACAAAAGGAGTGGAAAAGGCCACAAAAGAAGTTCCACTTAGACCAAACGTGGTAAATCCAATAACAAGGAAAAATACAGGGACAAATACTGGAAATATGATTCCTCAAATTGATATTGAACTCATTGAAGAAGAAAAAGTTGAATTTACTGTTTTTCCAAAGGGTATCGGCTCAGAAAACAACAATGCACTTAAAATGGCCCTGCCTGGCGAAGGCATTGAAGGCATTAAAAAGTTCGTTTTAGATACTGTGATTGCTGCTGGTGGAAAACCATGTCCTCCTATCATTGTCGGTGTTGGAATTGGTGGATCATCTGATTTAGCCATGAAAATTGCGAAAAAATCATTGCTTGGAAAAGTTGGGAAACGAAATCCTGATAAACAGATTGCAGAGCTTGAAGAAGATATTTTAAAGCAGATAAACAAAACTGGCATTGGCCCAATGGGTCTTGGTGGTAAAATCACTGCTTTAGACGTTAAAATCCTTACAGCAGATACTCACACTGCAGGATTGCCTATTGGAGTTTGTATTCAGTGCTGGGCTGGAAGACATGCGACAGCCATTTTAAAACCATAA
- a CDS encoding phosphoenolpyruvate protein kinase, with protein MVITYGNDNMANINNYVIDLKEKDIPIEKIGGKALNLGKMSSAGFNIPPAVIVSVDAYDFFIKKELECKISKILDSIDFKDENSISNGCSSIRSMIKSEELPENLFLEITNKISNLPDGYYAVRSSAVAEDLADASFAGQLDSFLNIKKEDILEKIIDCWASYWTDRAVKYRHDSPIGHLDTEMSAARIAVVVQKMVNANISGVTFTANPVNGSEDIVIESTWGLGEAIASGIVTPDIFVLQRDGNILEKNIKTKKQGYFLKDGANTLIDIDGENREKSSLNEKILPKLLKMGIELEEFFGGPQDIEWAIECENNNESNFPTIYILQSRPVTTLTDSSDKDDILWTRAYGDEYWADATTPLFYDVMGKMLTDYVNHEGARIMGYKEITDSKLLKLHKSRVYFNSWVLEKAFSYYPKFARSKELLNYFPLEDQERISQYPTLLHKTLLSQMLVAIRDPDGMMNKTDKAYRKWAKGFMKKCKSFDKTDLTVISDVELAALYDDIEKSGIKHYQLIRYGMVSHSIATNLMIKNWLVKWLDDKNGSLYAGLISGLDDNKTVEMNIRFSDLAKILREDSKLLAKINFTDDLSTLNETELDELIYFNSKFKKEFNSFINNYGHRSNTREILYPRWREDRVYVLEVIKLLSSSDLDLRKKEKESRKHRFKTEKKVLNKIKKQNGGFFKAKIFSIVLNLAQTYLTFRENQRFYLDHLLFRQRVMLLEMGRRLMVRNIIDEIDDVFFLYEKELFIFFNINPSKTEFNENNVLGLMDKILKRKKEFYRYKSSLPPKFLKNGIEFDDTVMEYGKNAVYGAAASPGTFNGVARVVESIGELSKLEDNEILITSNTDPAWTAVFSKIGGLITETGGILSHGAVISREYRIPAVTAVKGATSIFKTGEKLFIDGNEGIVYKKE; from the coding sequence ATGGTTATTACTTATGGCAATGATAATATGGCGAATATAAACAATTATGTGATTGATCTTAAAGAAAAAGATATTCCTATAGAAAAGATTGGGGGAAAAGCCCTTAATTTAGGTAAAATGTCCAGTGCAGGTTTTAATATTCCTCCTGCAGTTATTGTTTCAGTAGATGCCTATGATTTTTTTATTAAAAAAGAATTAGAATGTAAAATATCTAAAATACTTGATTCTATTGATTTTAAAGATGAAAATTCTATCTCTAATGGGTGTTCTTCCATTCGAAGCATGATAAAATCAGAAGAACTACCTGAAAATCTGTTTTTAGAGATTACGAATAAAATAAGTAATCTCCCTGATGGATATTATGCAGTAAGATCATCGGCCGTAGCTGAAGATCTGGCAGATGCCAGTTTTGCAGGGCAGCTGGATAGTTTCCTAAATATAAAAAAGGAAGATATTTTAGAAAAAATCATTGATTGCTGGGCATCTTACTGGACTGATCGCGCCGTAAAATACCGTCATGATTCTCCCATTGGACATTTAGACACCGAAATGTCCGCTGCAAGAATAGCTGTGGTCGTGCAAAAAATGGTCAACGCAAATATCAGTGGAGTGACATTCACAGCTAATCCAGTTAATGGAAGTGAAGATATTGTTATTGAGTCCACTTGGGGCTTGGGTGAAGCTATTGCCTCAGGAATAGTCACCCCAGATATTTTTGTCCTACAGAGAGATGGAAATATACTTGAAAAAAATATTAAAACAAAAAAGCAAGGATATTTCCTTAAAGACGGTGCAAACACTTTAATTGATATAGATGGAGAAAATAGGGAAAAATCAAGCCTCAATGAAAAAATCCTTCCAAAATTACTAAAAATGGGAATTGAACTGGAAGAATTTTTTGGTGGACCTCAGGATATTGAATGGGCCATAGAATGCGAAAATAACAATGAATCAAACTTCCCCACAATTTATATCCTACAATCACGACCAGTAACCACTCTCACCGATAGTTCAGATAAAGATGATATTTTATGGACCCGAGCTTATGGAGATGAGTACTGGGCTGATGCCACCACCCCTCTGTTTTATGATGTTATGGGTAAAATGCTTACTGATTATGTGAATCATGAAGGTGCTAGGATAATGGGATATAAAGAAATAACAGACTCTAAGCTCTTAAAACTCCATAAATCAAGGGTTTATTTCAATAGTTGGGTTTTAGAAAAAGCTTTTTCATATTATCCCAAATTTGCTCGGTCTAAAGAGTTATTGAATTATTTCCCCTTAGAAGACCAGGAGCGAATTTCCCAATATCCTACATTATTACACAAAACTTTACTCTCACAGATGTTAGTAGCTATTCGGGATCCTGACGGGATGATGAACAAGACCGATAAGGCCTATCGAAAATGGGCCAAAGGTTTTATGAAAAAATGCAAATCCTTTGATAAAACAGATTTAACTGTGATAAGTGACGTGGAACTGGCAGCCCTTTATGATGATATTGAAAAATCAGGTATTAAACATTACCAGCTAATCAGATACGGCATGGTATCCCATTCCATAGCCACTAATTTAATGATTAAAAACTGGCTGGTAAAATGGCTGGATGATAAGAATGGTTCTCTTTATGCTGGTTTAATCTCAGGGTTAGATGATAATAAAACTGTGGAAATGAATATTAGATTTTCTGATTTAGCTAAAATTTTAAGAGAAGACTCAAAATTACTTGCAAAAATAAATTTCACCGATGATTTAAGCACGCTAAATGAAACAGAGCTTGATGAACTCATCTATTTTAATTCAAAATTTAAAAAGGAATTTAATTCGTTTATAAACAATTATGGGCATCGATCCAACACCCGTGAAATATTATATCCTCGTTGGAGAGAAGATAGAGTCTATGTTCTGGAAGTAATTAAATTATTGTCCTCTTCTGATTTAGATTTAAGGAAAAAAGAAAAAGAAAGTCGTAAACATAGATTTAAAACCGAAAAAAAAGTTTTGAATAAAATTAAAAAACAAAATGGCGGCTTTTTTAAGGCAAAAATATTTTCCATTGTGCTTAATTTAGCTCAAACCTATTTAACATTCAGGGAAAATCAGAGATTTTATTTAGATCACCTTCTATTCCGTCAAAGAGTGATGTTGCTGGAAATGGGAAGGAGATTGATGGTAAGAAACATTATTGATGAAATTGATGATGTTTTCTTCCTTTATGAAAAAGAGTTATTCATTTTTTTTAATATAAACCCTTCGAAGACAGAATTTAACGAAAACAACGTTTTAGGATTAATGGATAAAATTCTAAAAAGAAAAAAGGAGTTTTATAGATATAAATCGTCGCTTCCACCAAAATTCTTAAAAAACGGGATTGAGTTTGATGATACAGTTATGGAATATGGCAAAAATGCAGTTTACGGTGCAGCAGCCAGTCCTGGAACATTTAATGGTGTAGCCAGAGTTGTAGAATCTATTGGAGAATTATCAAAGCTTGAAGATAATGAAATTCTTATAACCAGTAACACTGACCCTGCATGGACTGCAGTATTTTCAAAGATCGGAGGTCTTATTACAGAAACCGGAGGAATATTATCCCACGGTGCTGTAATTTCTCGCGAATATAGAATACCTGCTGTAACTGCTGTTAAAGGAGCTACAAGTATTTTTAAAACTGGTGAAAAGTTATTTATAGATGGTAACGAAGGAATTGTTTATAAAAAAGAATAA
- a CDS encoding 4Fe-4S binding protein: MKELISRPELCEECSKCERECPQNAIRVISGVSIHCLHCAPDRAPCLTICPEEAIEEFDGAIIINEDQCIGCGLCRDACPIGAIHMDENGVAKKCNLCIDQEKPLCVLTCPTGGLCVDSEEMVSGKREKMAKELERLKMIMKY; the protein is encoded by the coding sequence ATGAAAGAGTTAATTTCACGGCCAGAACTTTGCGAGGAATGCTCAAAATGTGAAAGAGAATGCCCTCAAAACGCAATAAGAGTTATCAGCGGCGTTTCAATTCACTGCTTACACTGTGCTCCAGATAGAGCTCCATGTTTAACTATTTGCCCAGAAGAAGCTATTGAAGAATTTGACGGTGCAATCATAATCAATGAAGACCAGTGCATAGGTTGTGGCCTTTGTAGAGATGCATGCCCAATTGGCGCTATTCACATGGACGAAAATGGTGTTGCCAAGAAATGTAATCTGTGTATTGACCAAGAAAAACCTCTTTGTGTTCTTACATGCCCTACAGGTGGTTTATGTGTAGATTCAGAGGAAATGGTTTCTGGTAAGCGTGAAAAGATGGCTAAAGAACTAGAAAGGCTTAAAATGATCATGAAATACTGA
- a CDS encoding 4Fe-4S dicluster domain-containing protein produces the protein MEKILIQPEICDGCMDCEEACAKLHGTSRIMVREVEGSYYPIICQQCEDAPCKLICPTEAMDNKSVESEKCIGCSLCMLICPFGSIVMHERKAQKCSQCPDLDTPACIKACSKRAITIVDAEKMKLEKQAKHIEKIAGIGKKPKKKGIVDMLTHGSRAKDALK, from the coding sequence TTGGAAAAGATACTAATTCAACCAGAGATTTGCGATGGATGCATGGATTGTGAAGAAGCCTGTGCAAAGCTTCACGGCACCTCACGAATCATGGTAAGAGAAGTGGAAGGTTCTTATTACCCCATTATTTGCCAACAATGCGAAGATGCTCCATGTAAATTAATATGCCCAACAGAAGCCATGGACAATAAATCAGTTGAAAGTGAAAAGTGTATTGGCTGTTCACTCTGTATGCTTATCTGTCCTTTTGGATCAATTGTAATGCATGAGCGAAAAGCACAAAAATGCAGTCAGTGCCCTGATCTTGACACACCAGCATGTATAAAGGCATGTTCTAAGCGAGCAATTACTATTGTTGATGCTGAAAAGATGAAGCTTGAAAAACAAGCTAAACACATTGAAAAGATTGCAGGCATCGGTAAAAAGCCTAAAAAGAAGGGAATTGTGGACATGTTAACACACGGTTCAAGGGCAAAGGATGCTCTTAAATAG
- a CDS encoding pyruvate synthase subunit beta, giving the protein MEIPEQEFLAPGHRACAGCGATIGARLALKMLGENTVAVSATGCLEVITTPYPETSWKVPWIHVAFENAAAVASGVERALKSQGKDDVNVVVFAGDGGTADIGLQALSGAMERGHNLIYICYDNEAYMNTGVQRSGATPYGASTTTSPHGKESFGEDKPKKNVPMIMAAHGVPYVATASISYPEDFMKKVKKASEMDGPAYIHLHQPCTTGWGYDSSKTIELGRLAVDTGAWILYEIVDGEFKVTYRPIQRKPVNEYLNAQKRFKHLADEEKEKIQSYVDSVCAELKI; this is encoded by the coding sequence ATGGAAATACCTGAACAAGAGTTTCTTGCTCCCGGACACAGAGCATGCGCAGGATGTGGTGCAACCATAGGTGCAAGACTCGCATTAAAAATGCTGGGCGAAAACACCGTAGCAGTATCAGCAACAGGATGTTTAGAAGTTATCACAACCCCATACCCTGAAACTTCATGGAAAGTTCCATGGATTCATGTAGCATTTGAAAATGCCGCAGCTGTAGCCTCCGGAGTTGAAAGAGCACTTAAATCCCAAGGAAAAGATGATGTTAATGTAGTTGTCTTTGCTGGAGATGGTGGAACAGCAGACATAGGACTTCAAGCATTATCTGGAGCAATGGAAAGAGGACATAACCTAATTTACATATGTTATGATAACGAAGCTTACATGAACACAGGAGTCCAAAGAAGCGGTGCAACACCTTACGGTGCTTCAACAACCACATCACCCCATGGAAAAGAAAGTTTTGGTGAAGATAAGCCAAAGAAAAACGTTCCAATGATAATGGCAGCCCATGGAGTGCCTTATGTTGCAACAGCATCAATTTCATATCCTGAAGATTTCATGAAAAAGGTTAAAAAAGCAAGTGAAATGGATGGACCTGCCTATATCCACTTACATCAACCATGTACAACTGGATGGGGTTATGATTCATCAAAAACCATAGAACTCGGAAGATTAGCTGTTGATACTGGCGCATGGATTTTATATGAAATTGTTGACGGTGAATTTAAAGTAACATACAGACCAATTCAAAGAAAACCTGTAAACGAATATTTAAATGCTCAAAAACGGTTTAAACACCTTGCTGACGAAGAAAAAGAGAAAATTCAATCTTATGTTGACAGTGTCTGTGCTGAACTTAAAATATAG
- the porA gene encoding pyruvate ferredoxin oxidoreductase, producing MLKVISANRAIAEAVKLAKPNVVPVYPITPQTSISEYLAKFVADGDLPAEYIRVESEHSAISAAVGASGTGVRVFTATSSQGLALMHEILFAAAGLRNPIVMGNANRALSAPLSIWNDQQDSISQRDTGWLQFYAENAQEALDFIIQAYKISENENVLLPSMVCVDGFILTHTVEPVDIPTQEEVDDFLPKYKPKHAYLDPKDPMSLGTFTDPNYYMDARYDMEIAMEGSKEVIRNVNKEFGEKFGREYGFVEKYMCDDAEIIIVAMGSICGTIKAVIDHLREEGQKVGLLKVMIFRPFPKDEIYEAVKNADKIAVLDKNISFGIGGVLFNEIKAKMDVNARGFILGLGGRDVAPDDIKNIVNITKTSTDSNKINWIGLNEEEV from the coding sequence ATGCTTAAAGTAATTTCTGCAAATAGAGCAATTGCTGAAGCTGTTAAACTTGCAAAACCAAATGTTGTCCCTGTTTACCCCATAACTCCTCAGACATCAATATCAGAATACTTAGCAAAATTTGTTGCTGATGGAGATCTTCCTGCAGAGTATATACGGGTTGAATCAGAACACAGTGCAATAAGTGCAGCCGTAGGGGCATCAGGAACTGGTGTTAGAGTATTCACTGCAACATCATCACAGGGTTTAGCATTAATGCACGAAATTTTATTTGCAGCCGCAGGACTTAGAAACCCCATAGTAATGGGGAACGCAAACAGGGCACTATCAGCCCCATTAAGTATATGGAACGACCAACAAGACTCAATTTCCCAAAGAGACACTGGATGGTTACAATTTTATGCTGAAAATGCTCAAGAAGCACTTGACTTTATAATACAAGCTTATAAAATTTCAGAAAATGAAAACGTCCTACTTCCAAGTATGGTTTGTGTAGATGGTTTTATACTTACCCATACAGTTGAACCTGTAGATATTCCAACACAGGAAGAAGTTGACGATTTCCTTCCAAAATACAAACCAAAACACGCCTATCTTGACCCAAAAGACCCTATGTCCTTAGGAACATTTACAGATCCAAATTACTACATGGATGCAAGATATGACATGGAAATAGCTATGGAAGGATCAAAAGAAGTTATAAGAAATGTCAATAAAGAATTTGGGGAAAAATTCGGACGTGAATATGGTTTTGTTGAAAAGTACATGTGTGACGATGCTGAAATAATTATTGTAGCTATGGGATCAATCTGCGGTACAATAAAAGCAGTTATAGATCATTTAAGGGAAGAAGGGCAAAAAGTTGGACTCCTTAAAGTAATGATTTTCAGGCCATTCCCTAAAGATGAAATCTATGAAGCAGTTAAAAATGCAGATAAAATCGCAGTACTGGATAAAAACATATCCTTTGGTATTGGAGGAGTCTTGTTCAACGAAATAAAAGCTAAAATGGATGTAAATGCAAGAGGATTCATTTTAGGCCTTGGGGGACGTGATGTAGCTCCTGATGACATTAAAAATATAGTAAATATAACTAAAACTTCAACTGATAGCAATAAAATTAACTGGATTGGACTTAACGAGGAGGAAGTTTAA